The DNA region GAGTTTGAATGTGTCTATGAAGAACAAGGTGGTTATCTGGAGTTGCTCTGTGCTCTAGGTACATCTGCTTCCATCCCTAAGGTCCAATCAGAGCGCTTCAGCACAGATGGAGTGGGGTGGAAGTGATGTATCAGGGATTTCTCCTCACATCCTCCCTTGTGTGGACCTGTAGGTTAGTGTGTTAAAGCCAGGCTCTCAAAAGACCCTTGTCGGCTCTCTGCAGAAGTCATGCCTCATCCACCTTTGTCTTGTTTCTTGAGCATAATACACTTCTGCTCAGAAGTTTGGGgttgaagtctcttatgctcactaaagctgcaattatttgatcaaaaaggcAGTAAAACAGTAATGTGAATGAATATTAATACAGTTTACAGTGTACAGCTGTATTTTCACCagcttaaaatgttttttagtcagttatttctatcttttgctatagtgtgtcaataggaaatgccagtttacatttccaaacattaattttaccattaattgtaataatgcagtgagatttttgtttgcacaaggagtctgacaacagccagtgctccacacagagatctgatctcatcatcatccagtgtGTCTAGAATgatatgaagaaacagaacaaactgagacagactaaatccagaagaacggTGGCTTCGTCTCCgaaatgcttcaagagacctacctgcagtGCTACCTGAAAAAtgatgtgcaagtgcacctatagcgaaaaagctgctttaaatgcaaaggatagTCACACCAAGTGTTGATTTAATTGAGGTAATATAacttaattgataaagaaaatgtgATTTTGACAGCgttctcattttacagcatttttacacaagtgcctaaaacttttaacagtactttaGCTTTGCAggcaggtttcttgaagcatcttggagacattgccacagttcttctgcaTTTAatttgtctcagtttgttctgtttctttgctacagcaaaagataataactgacttaaaaccatttttagctggtgaaaatactagtgttctaatcattttggacAACACTGTATATGTAAAAATTTAACTTGCGTCCTGTCATGGCAAAGATGAACTCTGTCCCAGTCTTCAAAGTCATATtattctttagaaatcatactAATCTTCAGAGTTGGtggttaagaaacatttcttcttatcaatattgcaaacagttgtgctgcttaatatttttgtggaaaccctgACAGTTCTatgatgaatagaacattcaaGGAAGCAGacttgaaatcttttgtaacattttaaatctctctctatttatatttaaataaaagcgCAGGAGATCAAACCTGTGTGGTGTTAAAATAGCTTATTTAATGATTTTGTTCATGTCACTTATTCTTGTAGGCTCTAATGCATTACGCTGGGAGTAGAAATTCAGTGGAACACGGATTGCCTCTTTTGGAGGTCTACTGTCTGTCAATCAACTGTTTTGCTGCTGCCAGGCCACATCTCACAGGCGACTCCCCCAATGTTGCCCTTGTGCTCAAAAGACTTGCATTGTAAGTGCTATTTTTAGGAAGCCAGTGTGTAAATGTATAACATTAATATCCATAATTTATGTCTGTTAGTATTTTATTCTTTCACAAACATTTAGAAACAATTTTAAATCCTGTCCATTGTTTGCTGGTTCACCTGATAATATAGTATTAAAACCATTTTTCCCCCCCAAATGTTGTGATCATCTGCAGGAGTTGCCTTGAATTGTTGTTATCAGTGCCTCAAAATGAAATACCTTTGGAAGCATGGCTGCAGTTCCATGGTTCAGTTCAGGTAAGATCAAATAATTTGGTTTCAGAGATAGATCCAAAGTTTACTTTTTACAGAACAAAAGAGGCTAAATTAAATTCTGGATGCTAAAAGAATTCTTATTGTGGAGTTTAGGGGAAGcttttttaagagttttttttatatatgtacagGCGGGCCATGAGGCCATGCTGCAGTATGGCAGTACAGATTTGCATGCCCTGCTGAACATCACGGGTGAAGGTGGAGCTTGGAATAATCCTGTCCTGGTCGCACTTCTCACCGGCCAGTCAACTGATCCAGATGAAGGTGAGGAACAccacattaaaggagaagttcacttccagaatgaaaatttctggaaatttaagatgttcatgtcctcctttcttcagtcgaaaagaaatgaaggttttagAGGAAttcattccaggacttttctccatatagtggacttcaatggtggccacccggttaaaggtccaaattgcagtttcagtgtagcttcaaagggctctacacgatcccagcggagaaataagggtcttatctagataAATGTAAACAAACTCAGCATGTCACTCCTTTCATATAGAGAGTGATTGAACcatttgttatttgtttattcatctaTTTGGACAAGctgacattttatttcacaatattatgtcTGCAGTTTTGCTAGATAACGTATGTGATATCTAAAGTCAGACCTTAGGGCAGTGTTGATATCTAGTTAAACACATTCAGCTGTACTTATCATTGTCCTCCTCTGGAACAGTGAATGCCTATCTTGCTTTGGAGGGAGAAGGTTTCATGGAAATGCGGATCAAACACCTGGAGAAAGTAGGGGAGGTAGAGAAAGCGCTGATCCTCAACAAAGCCTGTGCTAACTGCAGCCTCCTGCCTAACCAATCTACTTTTCGCCAAACCTTTGTCACCCAGTTGTGCCAGCTGCTGCCTAGTGAGGAAGCTATTTTAGAGGTAAACTACCCAGGTTTCTTTTAATGATTGACTCATGATCAAACATGATATGCTTTGTTAATAAACTAAATTGTTTCCCTATGTCTTTTAGATTTCAAGAATAGATGCAAAAGATGTCCTGGACATTATATGCAACATGGATGCTGAGGGAGAAGAGAGTACGGCCTTCATCCTGTGCACCACATATTTTACACAGCAGCTACAGCAAGACAACTTGGACTGTTCCTGGTGAGGACCTGACTTTGTACTTGTATTTAGCTTTGTTTACTTGTGAACGGATCACTGGAGATGATGCTACCAGATGTAAATGAGATCTAGATTTCCATGAGAATGCCATCTCTAATGAAGTTTCCGTTTTCCTGTGGTTTGTCAGGGAGTTAACCCTGCTTTGGAGCAAACTGCAAAGAAGAATTGATGTGTCCCTTGAATCATTTATTGAACGGTGCCTCCAGTTCGCAGCCATTGCCAGGACTATCTACCATCTCCTATTTCTCATTCGTGTGATTCAGACTGAGGTGAATAGACCTGTTTCTACCCTTGTTATTTAGTTATTTCTTTTAATGTATGCTAAGCTGTTCCTGACTTTCTGTCTTGTTGTATTTTTCAGGCAATGCACCTTGGCCTCGCAGTTTCAACTGAGCTGTGTGTGAAGGCTCTTCGGCTTCCAAACCAAGATGTTGATGCAAAAACAATGATCTGCAAAGCTGTTGCCTGTCTCCTACCCGAAGATCTGGAGGTTATACGCGCTTGCCAGCTCACAGAATTCCTCTTATGTCCTGCTCAGGAAGCCTTTGACGTCCTTGAGGAGCTCTACACACGCCCTGATCAAAAATACGACGAGGAAAATGCCATTATTCCAAATTCCCTGCGTTGCGAGCTGCTACTTTCTCTCAAAGGACATTGGCCCTTTGATCCTGAATTCTGGGACTGGAAAACATTGAAGCGCTACTGCGCTCAGTTGCTGGGGCTGGAACCCGAGGAAGAAGTAGAGGACGAAGCAGTACCAGAGGAGCTGTGTAATGTTGGAGCAGTTTTGAATGAAGAGGCTGGGAAGGAGGAAGAAGGTCAATGTCAGATTAATGAGTTTAGCAGCACTGAGCAAGAACAGACAGTGGAAAAAACTGAAAGCGAGAAGGGGCAAAAAGTCTCAAAGAAAAAAGACTCGGAGGATGTCTCTAAGAAATCTGACAAGCATGAGAAAAATAAATTTGTCTGTCAGATATGCCATAAAGAAGTGGTTGAGACACGAATCTGTCACCATGCCAGAAAACACTTAGAAGATGATGTGTGGACATGCCCTGTGTGTCTACAAAAGTTTAAAAGTAGAAAAGACTTTGAGCCACACTCCAAAAAACACATTCAGATTTCTGCAGAGGGTCActggaaaaagaaaaaagtgaagAAGAAGGTGGACCCGAAAGAGTATTTCAAAGAAGAGAGTTCTGATGAGTTGGAGCCAGGTCAAATCCCTTTAGACCCTTCTCTTGCCATGTACTATCAGTCCACCCATGACCCTGTTGTATTAGAACATATATTAGAGAAAGCTGCCAGTGTGCCTGAAAAGCAAGTAGACAATGACTTTATTACATTTGACTACATTAAAACACACTATAAGTTACAGAACCGGGATGTTTACCAGTGTCCAGCCAGTAATTGCTCAAAGAATTTTAAACTTTTCAAATATTTGGGTGTGCACATCAAAAATGAACATGATGGTGAAGATCCTAATCTAAAACATTATCTGGAAATGAAAGACCGCCGGGAGAAGTGCACTTTCTGCCGGAAGACCTTCATGACTGCCTTTCACCATCGCCAGCACCGTTGGATGCATTATGGAGATCATCCCTACATGTGTGTGGTCACAGGATGCGGTGCCCGTTTTGACACCACCAATGAACTTATAGCACATAAGCATAGTCATGGGTTCCGTTTGTCCTACGGCTGTGAGCTGAAAGGCTGCAGTTTCTCCTATTGTGACCTCGGGCAGCTATACCACCATGAGGCGCAGCACTTCCGCGATGCCGCTTACACTTGCACCAGCCCAGACTGCAAAAACTTTTTCTACTCTCGCAAAGAGTTTCTTCAGCACTTGGAAACCCATGACATCGCCTTCACCGAGAAAGACTTTGAGACACAGAGAAAAATGAAAAGGAAACTCTTGTTTCCAGTTGTGGAAAGCTCTGCATTGAAGGTGGAAGTGGAAAATGGCGCCCAAAAAGGTTCAAGCTCTTCACAGCTCTCGGCCAACAGTGAATCTAAGGTCTCGTTGACATGTGTTGCCGTCTGCTTTGATGGTAAAAAGTTTACGTGTGGCTTAAACAAGTGTGGAAGGACATATACTACCGCAAGAGAACTTCAGAAGCACTTGAGAATTGCTCATCCAGACAATTTTAATGAGGAGGATCAATTATGCAAGAAGAAAGTACAAACAAAGCATTCTAAGACTCAAGCCAATGAATTGCATAAAAGTGGTCAGGATAACCCTCTAAGAAGGTTGTCTACAGAGGAATCTAATCATGAAAAGGCTCCCTCACCTGCTCCTGTGTCTATAGACTGTGACCCAACTCTTTCGAGTGTGGAACTTGGTGCAACTCTAACCGAGATCATGCTTGGATTGAGTCAACTAAGCCTTAATTCTCCCAGCACCAGATATGCTACACGCAATTCACAGAGCACTTGCTCGCCTACCTTAAAAGCAAGGTCACCTGCCAAAGCAGCGAACAACAAAAATGAGGTGAGACCTCATGTGTCGAGTAGTGATTCAAAGAAGCTGCCAAGCAAGCCAGAATCACCACAAAAACGTGACAACGTTAAAGACTCTGAAAAGGAGCAACTGCAAAGCGAGCCCTCAACCAAGCCTTATGCATGCGAAGCCAAAAGCTGCCACTACCAGAGCGTTACCAGTAGATCTTTAATGCTGCACTACATTAAGATTCATGGTTACTCTGAAGAGAAAGTTAAACAGATGGAGGTGTTTCAGTCTCAAACATTTAAGCCTTCCAAAACACCTGACAGCACTGAAAATTCTATCTCGGAGGACGATCAACCACACAGCGAGTTCCTTGTGCAGGCCACAACGAAACCTTACACTTGTGAAGCTACATGTTGCCGTTACCAGAGCGTTACTAGTCGTGCTTTAATGCAGCACTATATTAAGATTCACGCTTACACTGAGGAAGAGGTGAAAGAGATGGAGGTGTTTCAGTCGCAAACGTTCAAGCCTTTCAAGTGCCATCTCTGCTCTAAGAGCTACAAAAACAAAAAGGCATTGAGGATCCACTATATACAtatgcatcacataaataaatctGTTGTTCAGCAAATGAGCTGCTCATTTAAAAAGAGGCTAGATGATAAAGCACTGGTGGTGTCGTCATCTAAGGTGAGGAACAGGAAGAAGTCAATGTCTTTAAAGGTGGATGATGTTAAAACCCAAAGACGAGAAAAGCACCTGTGGCAGCAGAAATGTCAAAAACAAGATTATCGGTTGTGGAAGAGCAAGCTTAGTAGGAAAAATGGACAAGCTAAAGCTGAGGAGAAAAGCAAAGGCCCTTCTCAAACTGATGCTGATGTAAATCATTCAAATGTTGATGTTAGGGGAAGTCGCCGCTTGGTGGCGAAAGGGAATCTTAGCTACATCTTCACAAAATACAATAAACCCTTTCATTGTGTGCATAAGAACTGCAATGCTGCCTTCAACAATCAGAATGCACTCGTTGGCCACCTTCAATTGGTGCATCACTATAACCGCTCACAGTTGTGCTTCCCATGTGAACACAAAGGATGCGATAAGCAGTTTAACAACTTGTCCAGTCTTACCAAACACTACCGTAGAGAGCACAACTTCAACAGAAAGAAAATTCCATCATCAAAAATGCCCTGCAAGTCTAAGAGCATACCAAAAAGACAGATGGCTTCATCAGAGGAGCCCATACCGAGGTTTAAGTGTACCTATGCTAACTGCAACGAGTCGTACCATCTCAACAGCAGCCTCTTGCGTCACACAAGTCAGTTTCACCAGAACCAGACTCCAGCTGCTACATCTGCGAACAAAGAGTTTAAGTCTAGCTTTAAAAAGCATGTTTTCTATAGGCACTGTGACCCATCAGATTCCCTTGTTGTGCGTCTCCAGAGTACGCCTAAAAAAGATGAGTCAAATAGTGGATGCCAAACGAAGTTAATCATCTCACCTTCTTCCCAGTCGTCGAAAGATTCCCAAAAGCTGCCTCTCAAGCAACCCTTGAGGTGTTGCCTGAAAGATCAGGAAATTTCTTGCTCTGAGGAGAACTTTGAGTCAATTGAAGAAACTGCAGAGGAGGAGCTGGACGAAGTCCCCAAGACGCCAAAAATCAAACTCAAATCTAGAAAAGGATTTGACTTGATTGTCTTCCGAACGCATGAGGAGGCTTTGCAGATGTGCCAGGACCGCTGCTTTCCCGTGGCCTTCCCTTGCATGGTACAGAATTGTGACTCCGTAGTCATGAGCATGCATAGTTTGAATCGGCATTACATTAGGGTTCACAAATTCAAACGCAAACAGTTGACTGACAACAAGGACAAGTTATGTTACACTGCTGAAAAGTTAGAGGAGATTATACAAAAGAAATCCGCTGTGTCTGCTATACCTGACTTGACAAGAATTCCAAACGGCGTCCTCAAAATGGAGTACCAGTCCGAGCCCGCGACCCCAGGTGGCCCGTCGCTACCAATGAGCCTCCATTCGATCAAAACTGAATCAAAGGCGCCGGAAGTGATTGAGTTCTCAGGGGAGCCTCTCCCCGATAGAAAATTGCTCATTGCTGCTGAGGATTTGCTCTATGGCTCCCCAAAGTCAAGTGGGCACCCTGAAGAGTCTGCTTCCGAGGAGAGTCCCAGGCACAAAGACAGGTCAGAGTCGGAGTTAACCACACCTCCTCTTATACGCCCTCCGCCACTTGACCTCTCTCCACCCTCTACCCTCAGAATCGCTGTTGATGAAAGTTCATTTGAAGCCTCTGCTAAAGACAGTAAATCTATTAACATTCCTTCTGCTGTTTCCATATCAGTTCCCACTCCAACTCGGCAGCCCCTCAGACGGAAGAATGAGCTCTCTGAACCAGCACCACCGCTCCCTCTTTCGCCANNNNNNNNNNNNNNNNNNNNNNNNNNNNNNNNNNNNNNNNNNNNNNNNNNNNNNNNNNNNNNNNNNNNNNNNNNNNNNNNNNNNNNNNNNNNNNNNNNNNNNNNNNNNNNNNNNNNNNNNNNNNNNNNNNNNNNNNNNNNNNNNNNNNNNNNNNNNNNNNNNNNNNNNNNNNNNNNNNNNNNNNNNNNNNNNNNNNNNNNNNNNNNNNNNNNNNNNNNNNNNNNNNNNNNNNNNNNNNNNNNNNNNNNNNNNNNNNNNNNNNNNNNNNNNNNNNNNNNNNNNNNNNNNNNNNNNNNNNNNNNNNNNNNNNNNNNNNNNNNNNNNNNNNNNNNNNNNNNNNNNNNNNNNNNNNNNNNNNNNNNNNNNNNNNNNNNNNNNNNNNNNNNNNNNNNNNNNNNNNNNNNNNNNNNNNNNNNNNNNNNNNNNNNNNNNNNNNNNNNNNNNNNNNNNNNNNNNNNNNNNNNNNNNNNNNNNNNNNNNNNNNNNNNNNNNNNNNNNNNTTTCATTCAGGTCCTGACAAAAATCCAGGGTTTAAAACTGCGGTTAAGGAGATACTCTATCGTTTTAATGGCGTGTGATCTTACTTAAAGTTTTTAAATGCATGTTAGAGGTAGACACGACATGCTAAATTTGCGCATTCAGCTAAACAAAACATGATCTCGCTACTTTGACACAAAAAGAACAGTTAGTATTCAGATACGATGACAACTGAGAACTGATGACAATGCTAGAAAGCTTCACAGACAGCTGCATTCTAAAAAGAGCGCTTTTTCGGACTTTCTATTTCGTATTTACACATACTGCATTCATAAGACAATGTTATCTCTATTCGGTTTTCCGTAAGCCTGATAAATAGCATTTCTTTATCTGTTATACTCTTACTATTGACAGCACAGCCAGTAATTGTGCACTCAcccattaacacacacacacacagcacgcGGAGAAAAGCACACGTGAGCAAACGTATTGTGCAAACCTTCAATAACAGTGCTTGGTAATGAACTAAAACATGACACTTGGCCCTTGTgcataaataatgaaatataaaaactataaaatcaCTCCATTCCCATTAAGTGGCTCATGATGATGTGCGCGACGTTGTTACAGTATCAGGCGGCATGAACAATCATATTGCGGTATTATCATGGCTTCTTAGACATTGTACTACAGTAATACCATGATATTGTTTGAAGCaccatgatatatatatatatattatatatatatatatatatatatatatatatatatatatatatatatggtaccactactatccacctttttcgcagccatttgtacattttacgggtctggcttctggtctcatccgcgtccagctatttttagctgtacaaaaaagctttggctgcttgatattgcaaattgctgtgtcttaccatattattttaatgtattgtcttaattatgaacacattggcttgtagtgcaaacagttttacggtTTACAgcatgttattcttctcattatttccctgtaGCGGcaaatgaaccggaagtctcacccgtAAGCTTacttgaagaaaaaggtggataccatGATACAGCCACAGTACTTTTTGTTAATAATGGAAATGAGAAATTAAGCATATCACTACAGTATGAATGATGAATGTATTTATATTGGCTGTTATTAATTTAACGATTCAATGCTTAAATAAACTGGATgtggtaacaaaaaaaaaatccttcaggatttACCTCAGTTTGAGTAACATGAGTTGCAGATT from Garra rufa chromosome 21, GarRuf1.0, whole genome shotgun sequence includes:
- the rlf gene encoding zinc finger protein Rlf — encoded protein: MADENAEAELDWSGRQSLLLDEDTFFAMEGLQATFQQLEAELRQQDVSEELSTEYCNNFCQALMHYAGSRNSVEHGLPLLEVYCLSINCFAAARPHLTGDSPNVALVLKRLALSCLELLLSVPQNEIPLEAWLQFHGSVQAGHEAMLQYGSTDLHALLNITGEGGAWNNPVLVALLTGQSTDPDEVNAYLALEGEGFMEMRIKHLEKVGEVEKALILNKACANCSLLPNQSTFRQTFVTQLCQLLPSEEAILEISRIDAKDVLDIICNMDAEGEESTAFILCTTYFTQQLQQDNLDCSWELTLLWSKLQRRIDVSLESFIERCLQFAAIARTIYHLLFLIRVIQTEAMHLGLAVSTELCVKALRLPNQDVDAKTMICKAVACLLPEDLEVIRACQLTEFLLCPAQEAFDVLEELYTRPDQKYDEENAIIPNSLRCELLLSLKGHWPFDPEFWDWKTLKRYCAQLLGLEPEEEVEDEAVPEELCNVGAVLNEEAGKEEEGQCQINEFSSTEQEQTVEKTESEKGQKVSKKKDSEDVSKKSDKHEKNKFVCQICHKEVVETRICHHARKHLEDDVWTCPVCLQKFKSRKDFEPHSKKHIQISAEGHWKKKKVKKKVDPKEYFKEESSDELEPGQIPLDPSLAMYYQSTHDPVVLEHILEKAASVPEKQVDNDFITFDYIKTHYKLQNRDVYQCPASNCSKNFKLFKYLGVHIKNEHDGEDPNLKHYLEMKDRREKCTFCRKTFMTAFHHRQHRWMHYGDHPYMCVVTGCGARFDTTNELIAHKHSHGFRLSYGCELKGCSFSYCDLGQLYHHEAQHFRDAAYTCTSPDCKNFFYSRKEFLQHLETHDIAFTEKDFETQRKMKRKLLFPVVESSALKVEVENGAQKGSSSSQLSANSESKVSLTCVAVCFDGKKFTCGLNKCGRTYTTARELQKHLRIAHPDNFNEEDQLCKKKVQTKHSKTQANELHKSGQDNPLRRLSTEESNHEKAPSPAPVSIDCDPTLSSVELGATLTEIMLGLSQLSLNSPSTRYATRNSQSTCSPTLKARSPAKAANNKNEVRPHVSSSDSKKLPSKPESPQKRDNVKDSEKEQLQSEPSTKPYACEAKSCHYQSVTSRSLMLHYIKIHGYSEEKVKQMEVFQSQTFKPSKTPDSTENSISEDDQPHSEFLVQATTKPYTCEATCCRYQSVTSRALMQHYIKIHAYTEEEVKEMEVFQSQTFKPFKCHLCSKSYKNKKALRIHYIHMHHINKSVVQQMSCSFKKRLDDKALVVSSSKVRNRKKSMSLKVDDVKTQRREKHLWQQKCQKQDYRLWKSKLSRKNGQAKAEEKSKGPSQTDADVNHSNVDVRGSRRLVAKGNLSYIFTKYNKPFHCVHKNCNAAFNNQNALVGHLQLVHHYNRSQLCFPCEHKGCDKQFNNLSSLTKHYRREHNFNRKKIPSSKMPCKSKSIPKRQMASSEEPIPRFKCTYANCNESYHLNSSLLRHTSQFHQNQTPAATSANKEFKSSFKKHVFYRHCDPSDSLVVRLQSTPKKDESNSGCQTKLIISPSSQSSKDSQKLPLKQPLRCCLKDQEISCSEENFESIEETAEEELDEVPKTPKIKLKSRKGFDLIVFRTHEEALQMCQDRCFPVAFPCMVQNCDSVVMSMHSLNRHYIRVHKFKRKQLTDNKDKLCYTAEKLEEIIQKKSAVSAIPDLTRIPNGVLKMEYQSEPATPGGPSLPMSLHSIKTESKAPEVIEFSGEPLPDRKLLIAAEDLLYGSPKSSGHPEESASEESPRHKDRSESELTTPPLIRPPPLDLSPPSTLRIAVDESSFEASAKDSKSINIPSAVSISVPTPTRQPLRRKNELSEPAPPLPLSGK